One stretch of Rhipicephalus sanguineus isolate Rsan-2018 chromosome 10, BIME_Rsan_1.4, whole genome shotgun sequence DNA includes these proteins:
- the LOC119372503 gene encoding uncharacterized protein LOC119372503, translating to MSGDASAEDVELSDVLKKGLRANTDDNACSGTVGDVLAGALRLEYKPDLTVDEARVLRRAFSTEGFVKRLKLSGLPLDVCKVVLEGLDESSSLEELELFNIESNDEDFTLNLSGIFGNLRVLRLSCSDIDDQFAMDVAFFLQDNTRLEELSLCYSDISDDGATSLAEALAINSTLRKVVLANNALTSRTLVAFAETLTVNTTLEMVDVFEVDMDEEDVAVLFLDGRYADTFKRMYILWKEDFLPQLTRLLREDRHCAEVSIEVTKSVPEGHLLEFFDAVATNSTVRTLHINPSGDKAFEALTDGLVSVLQRSSTLTRLQNLMGVDSAHDTLVIRVLDALRENRSVTALTMCSELLTPGIAASLSELLATNDVLNDVSICDDLEIRNEELAVILEGLRKNYTVTHLMVACDPDDDVEGVSEMAELLDRNARLLDRAVEFVRAGGSDTEDEEGADALKKVRSSASLVEKLRKITGKTKQDVMADVEAALAGAQC from the coding sequence ATGTCCGGGGATGCGTCAGCCGAAGACGTCGAGCTTAGTGACGTCCTCAAGAAAGGGCTCCGGGCGAACACCGACGACAATGCCTGCTCGGGCACTGTTGGCGACGTCTTAGCCGGAGCCCTAAGGCTGGAATACAAGCCCGACCTCACGGTAGATGAAGCCCGCGTCCTGCGGCGGGCCTTCAGCACAGAGGGATTCGTCAAACGGTTGAAACTCTCCGGACTACCGCTAGACGTCTGCAAGGTCGTCCTGGAAGGCCTCGACGAGTCATCGTCGCTGGAAGAACTGGAACTCTTCAACATTGAGAGCAACGACGAGGACTTCACGCTGAACCTCTCCGGGATATTTGGAAACCTCCGCGTGTTGCGCCTATCGTGCAGCGACATCGACGACCAATTCGCCATGGACGTCGCGTTCTTCTTGCAAGACAACACTCGCCTGGAAGAGCTGAGCCTGTGTTACAGTGACATCAGCGACGATGGGGCCACTTCGCTCGCCGAAGCGCTCGCGATAAACAGCACGCTGCGAAAGGTAGTGCTGGCCAACAACGCCCTCACTTCCCGCACCCTCGTCGCCTTCGCGGAGACGCTGACCGTCAACACGACACTGGAGATGGTGGATGTCTTCGAAGTGGACATGGATGAGGAAGACGTCGCAGTCCTGTTCCTGGACGGCAGGTACGCGGACACATTTAAGAGGATGTACATCTTGTGGAAGGAGGACTTTCTTCCGCAGCTGACCAGGCTGCTGCGTGAAGACAGGCATTGCGCGGAAGTTTCCATCGAGGTCACCAAATCGGTGCCAGAGGGGCACCTGCTTGAGTTCTTCGACGCCGTCGCGACGAACTCGACCGTGCGGACGCTTCACATCAACCCGAGCGGAGACAAGGCGTTCGAAGCTCTCACCGACGGTCTCGTGTCCGTCTTGCAGCGATCGTCGACCCTCACTCGCCTCCAGAACTTGATGGGCGTGGACAGCGCCCACGATACTTTGGTTATCCGGGTACTGGACGCCCTGAGGGAGAATAGGTCGGTGACGGCGCTTACCATGTGCTCGGAGCTGCTGACTCCCGGGATCGCAGCGTCGCTCTCGGAACTCCTGGCCACCAACGACGTCTTGAACGACGTCAGCATTTGCGACGACTTGGAAATAAGGAACGAAGAACTCGCCGTCATATTGGAGGGCCTCAGGAAGAACTATACGGTTACGCATCTTATGGTGGCGTGCGACCCGGACGACGACGTGGAAGGCGTGTCCGAGATGGCCGAGCTCCTGGACAGAAACGCCCGCCTCCTGGACAGGGCGGTCGAGTTTGTCAGAGCGGGAGGCAGTGATACCGAAGATGAGGAAGGGGCTGATGCTCTCAAGAAAGTGCGCTCCAGCGCCTCTCTCGTTGAGAAGTTGCGAAAGATCACCGGAAAGACGAAGCAAGATGTCATGGCCGATGTGGAAGCCGCCCTTGCCGGTGCTCAGTGCTGA